In one Moritella sp. 5 genomic region, the following are encoded:
- a CDS encoding glycogen synthase, with product MHVLMIAAENDAIPGAKVGGVADVVRDLPKALPNHDISVDVLIPDYGHYANKFESRKLASVKVGFAGQTETVTLFELFLPETPNKVRQFVLQHPLFSQGGHVYSHDEGNRPFATDATKYALFNLAVCQLLIESKLTRPDVLHLHDWHSATIAVLAQYAPQYKALANIHSVYTVHNIALQGIRPIAGDKSSLLHWFPTLNFDKNAICDPRYNHCYNPMRAGINLCNKVHVVSPTYAEEVLYASDASNGFFGGEGLEQDLANAKQQNRLVGILNGCEYTDTVNKKRTKPPALSTFLAPAQQQVKRWLAQSEHLKTVHYLANEQINTWNSQAPFTDFLVTSIGRLTDQKALLLRQPYQGKTVLSVLLDDLARMNGRMIILGSGDTRIEFEFMQLMASHDNFLFLNGYGQTLSDQMYLHGDLFLMPSSFEPCGISQMLAMRDGQPCLVHAVGGLKDTVQHLENGFSFNGSSLQEQSDNLINAFNEAIKLHANKPKTWAKIADNAKSARFSWQESTKQYLEQLYTHD from the coding sequence ATGCACGTTTTAATGATAGCCGCCGAAAATGATGCGATACCAGGTGCTAAAGTTGGTGGCGTTGCTGACGTAGTTCGGGATTTACCAAAAGCTTTACCTAACCATGATATAAGCGTTGATGTTCTGATTCCTGATTATGGTCATTACGCGAACAAGTTTGAGTCACGCAAACTTGCAAGTGTAAAGGTTGGGTTTGCAGGTCAAACCGAAACAGTTACCCTATTCGAACTGTTTTTACCCGAAACACCAAATAAAGTACGTCAGTTTGTACTGCAACATCCCTTATTTAGTCAAGGCGGTCATGTGTATAGTCATGACGAAGGCAACCGCCCTTTTGCTACTGACGCAACAAAGTACGCCTTGTTTAATCTTGCTGTATGCCAACTTCTTATCGAGTCAAAATTAACCCGACCTGATGTATTACACTTACACGACTGGCACAGTGCAACAATAGCTGTATTAGCCCAATACGCTCCGCAATATAAAGCACTTGCTAATATCCACTCGGTTTACACCGTGCATAACATTGCCTTGCAAGGTATCCGTCCGATTGCAGGCGATAAATCAAGTTTACTACATTGGTTCCCAACACTTAATTTTGATAAAAATGCCATTTGCGATCCGCGCTATAACCACTGCTATAACCCAATGCGCGCTGGTATCAATCTGTGTAACAAAGTCCATGTGGTATCACCGACTTATGCGGAAGAAGTATTATACGCCAGTGATGCTAGCAATGGTTTCTTTGGTGGCGAAGGACTAGAACAAGATCTGGCAAACGCAAAACAGCAAAATCGTTTAGTCGGTATTTTAAATGGCTGTGAATACACAGATACAGTCAATAAAAAACGCACTAAACCACCTGCACTAAGTACCTTTTTAGCCCCTGCACAGCAACAAGTTAAGCGCTGGTTAGCACAGTCTGAACATTTAAAAACGGTACATTACCTTGCGAATGAACAGATCAATACCTGGAATAGCCAAGCACCTTTCACTGATTTTTTAGTAACCAGCATTGGTCGTTTAACCGATCAAAAAGCACTGTTATTACGTCAGCCTTATCAAGGTAAAACAGTATTGTCTGTATTACTTGATGATCTTGCACGCATGAATGGCCGCATGATCATTCTAGGTTCTGGCGATACTCGCATTGAATTTGAATTCATGCAGCTAATGGCAAGTCACGATAATTTCTTATTCTTAAATGGTTATGGCCAGACATTATCCGATCAAATGTATCTACATGGTGATCTGTTTTTAATGCCAAGTTCATTCGAGCCTTGTGGTATTAGCCAAATGTTAGCCATGCGTGATGGTCAACCTTGCCTCGTTCATGCTGTTGGCGGTTTAAAGGACACTGTTCAGCATTTAGAAAATGGCTTTAGCTTTAACGGTTCATCACTACAAGAACAAAGTGATAACTTGATTAATGCCTTTAACGAAGCAATCAAACTCCATGCAAACAAACCTAAAACATGGGCAAAGATTGCAGACAACGCAAAGTCGGCTCGTTTTAGCTGGCAAGAAAGCACAAAGCAATATCTAGAACAGCTCTATACACACGACTAG
- the glgC gene encoding glucose-1-phosphate adenylyltransferase codes for MSKGTHRYISNLTKDTYALILAGGRGSRLHELTDWRAKPAVFFGGKFRIIDFPLSNCINSGIRRVGIATQYKSHSLIRHVNRGWGHFKKELSESVEILPASQRYGNDWYSGTADAVFQNIDIIRSEMPKYVMILSGDHVYRMDYGDLLAKHVENGADMTVCCIEVATEEAAGQFGVMTVDEDNRVKRFDEKPAQPNEIPGKPGQCLASMGNYVFNTEFLFDQLEKDATRTTSDRDFGNDIIPAIIEDHQVFAFPFSDPNSDQQPYWRDVGTLDSFWEANMELVTPEPQLNLYDSSWPIWTYQEQLPPAKFVFDNDVRRGMAVDSTVSGGCIISGSTIRKSLLFSNVHVHSYSTIEESVILPGANIGENCKLRRTIIDSKCVLPAGLIVGYDKDQDLANGFRVSAKGITLVTSDMLKKMAEKGVKAALEKAAKQTAELV; via the coding sequence ATGTCAAAAGGTACACATCGTTATATTAGTAACTTAACTAAAGATACTTACGCCTTAATCCTTGCAGGCGGCAGAGGTAGTCGTTTACATGAGTTAACTGATTGGCGCGCAAAACCAGCTGTATTTTTCGGTGGCAAATTCCGCATTATTGATTTCCCATTATCTAATTGCATTAACTCTGGGATCCGTCGTGTTGGTATTGCAACTCAGTACAAATCACATTCATTAATCCGTCACGTAAACCGTGGTTGGGGACATTTCAAGAAAGAATTGTCTGAGTCTGTCGAGATCTTACCGGCATCACAACGTTACGGTAACGATTGGTATTCAGGTACGGCAGATGCCGTATTTCAAAACATCGATATTATTCGTTCAGAAATGCCAAAATACGTCATGATCTTGTCTGGTGACCACGTATATCGCATGGATTACGGTGATCTACTTGCTAAGCACGTTGAAAATGGGGCTGACATGACGGTATGCTGTATCGAAGTCGCAACAGAAGAAGCGGCTGGCCAGTTTGGTGTAATGACAGTAGACGAAGATAACCGCGTTAAGCGTTTCGACGAAAAACCTGCACAACCAAATGAGATCCCAGGTAAACCAGGGCAGTGTTTAGCATCAATGGGCAACTATGTATTTAATACTGAGTTCTTATTTGATCAACTAGAAAAAGATGCGACGCGAACTACATCTGACCGTGATTTCGGTAATGACATCATTCCCGCAATCATTGAAGATCATCAAGTATTTGCATTCCCATTCAGCGATCCAAATAGTGATCAACAGCCGTACTGGCGCGATGTAGGCACGCTTGACTCGTTCTGGGAAGCAAACATGGAACTAGTGACACCTGAGCCACAACTTAACCTTTATGATTCAAGCTGGCCAATTTGGACGTACCAAGAACAACTACCACCAGCTAAATTTGTTTTTGATAACGATGTACGCCGTGGTATGGCTGTCGATTCGACCGTTTCTGGTGGTTGTATTATTTCAGGTTCAACAATCCGTAAATCACTGCTATTTTCAAATGTACATGTGCATTCATACTCAACAATTGAAGAGTCGGTAATATTACCGGGTGCTAATATAGGCGAAAATTGTAAATTGCGCCGTACTATCATCGACAGCAAATGTGTATTACCAGCCGGATTGATCGTAGGCTATGATAAAGACCAAGACTTAGCAAACGGTTTCCGCGTATCCGCAAAAGGGATCACCTTAGTAACATCGGATATGCTTAAAAAAATGGCAGAAAAGGGCGTTAAAGCAGCACTAGAAAAAGCCGCTAAACAAACTGCAGAACTCGTTTAA
- a CDS encoding glycogen/starch/alpha-glucan phosphorylase, protein MSLKKHTSKTNKVCTLETNNGPVVNARTLPEDLKRHFHYTLGRDEVGESPQYLYHALALTVRDRLMEKSRATKKRQQTQPTRRAAYISLEFLMGRALGNAVLNLDLEDSVRKGLSHYSCKLESIADSEHDAGLGNGGLGRLAACFLDSCASLALPVTGYGIRYEYGMFNQSIENGHQVEHPDNWLRDGHPWEVAAPEHNRRIKFFGHVETYQDKEGRTHHQWVGTEDVLAVPYDVPVPGYQNGIVNTLRLWKSAATDEFDLGEFNAGSYTEAVARKNLAEQITMVLYPNDASENGKELRLRQQYFLTSASLQDIIAEWVKVHGSDFTDFAKYHVFQLNDTHPSVAVAELMRLLLDEHDLDWDLAWQITTSTMAYTNHTLLPEALEKWSVRLFSHLLPRLLEIIYEINARFLTEVACQWPGNVDKQRALSIIEEGDDPQVRMAYLAIVGSFSVNGVAALHTQLLSEGLFNDFYQLSPNKFNNKTNGVTPRRWLAHCNPKLSELISDKIGHNWTRDLSEISKLRRYYDNAKFHAKWQDVKKHNKQKLADLVKEACGVEFDTNMMFDVQVKRMHEYKRQLLNILHVIHLYDRIRRGDTEGMTPRCVLIGGKAAPGYFIAKLTIKLINNVAATINADPLAQPWLRIAFLPNYNVTAMETICAATDLSEQISTAGKEASGTGNMKFMMNGAATIGTLDGANIEIRDAVGADNFFLFGAHSEQITDIRAHYNPENIIANDDKLNSVMTLLNSGHFNLFENGLFQPLIDSILNPHDQWLVAHDFASYCEAQQSAALAYQDKAAWTRLSILNTAASSTFSSDRTINEYNQDIWKLTQLDA, encoded by the coding sequence ATGTCATTAAAAAAACATACATCTAAAACAAACAAAGTTTGTACGTTAGAGACAAATAATGGGCCAGTGGTGAATGCCAGAACCTTGCCTGAGGATTTAAAACGTCATTTCCATTATACCCTTGGTCGTGATGAAGTGGGTGAATCACCACAATATCTGTACCATGCTCTGGCATTAACAGTCCGTGATCGCTTAATGGAAAAATCACGCGCGACAAAAAAACGACAGCAAACGCAACCGACACGTCGTGCAGCTTATATCTCATTAGAATTCTTAATGGGTCGCGCATTAGGTAATGCGGTGCTAAACCTTGATTTAGAAGACAGTGTTCGTAAAGGCTTGAGCCATTACAGCTGTAAATTAGAATCCATTGCAGATTCTGAACACGATGCCGGTTTAGGCAATGGTGGTCTAGGTCGATTAGCTGCTTGTTTCCTCGATAGCTGTGCAAGTTTAGCATTACCGGTGACAGGCTACGGTATCCGTTATGAATACGGTATGTTTAATCAAAGCATCGAAAATGGTCATCAAGTAGAACACCCAGATAACTGGCTACGTGATGGCCACCCTTGGGAAGTTGCCGCGCCAGAGCATAACCGCCGTATTAAGTTCTTTGGTCATGTAGAAACCTATCAAGATAAAGAAGGTCGCACTCATCACCAATGGGTTGGGACTGAAGATGTACTCGCTGTGCCTTATGATGTACCCGTTCCTGGTTATCAAAACGGTATCGTTAATACGCTTCGCCTTTGGAAGTCAGCGGCAACAGATGAATTTGATCTCGGTGAATTCAACGCTGGTAGCTACACCGAAGCGGTTGCACGTAAAAACTTAGCTGAACAAATTACCATGGTGCTGTATCCAAACGATGCCAGTGAAAACGGTAAAGAGCTACGTTTACGTCAGCAATATTTCCTTACGTCTGCTAGCTTACAAGACATCATTGCTGAATGGGTAAAAGTACACGGCAGTGATTTTACTGATTTTGCTAAATACCACGTGTTCCAACTTAATGATACGCACCCAAGTGTGGCGGTTGCAGAACTGATGCGTTTACTACTGGATGAGCATGATCTAGATTGGGATCTCGCGTGGCAGATCACAACGTCTACAATGGCGTACACCAACCATACCCTGTTGCCAGAAGCATTAGAAAAATGGTCTGTACGTTTATTTTCACACCTATTACCCCGCCTGCTTGAGATTATTTATGAAATCAATGCGCGATTCTTAACGGAAGTCGCTTGTCAGTGGCCAGGTAATGTTGATAAACAACGTGCGTTATCAATTATCGAAGAAGGCGATGATCCACAAGTCCGCATGGCTTACCTTGCAATTGTGGGGAGTTTCTCGGTAAACGGTGTTGCCGCATTGCACACCCAGTTATTGAGTGAAGGTTTATTCAATGATTTCTATCAGCTGTCACCAAACAAATTCAATAACAAAACAAACGGTGTAACGCCACGTCGTTGGTTAGCACACTGTAATCCAAAACTAAGCGAACTGATTAGCGACAAGATTGGTCATAACTGGACCCGTGACTTAAGCGAAATCAGTAAACTACGTCGTTATTATGACAACGCTAAGTTCCATGCCAAGTGGCAAGACGTTAAAAAACACAACAAACAAAAATTAGCGGATTTAGTAAAAGAAGCATGTGGGGTTGAATTCGATACCAACATGATGTTTGACGTTCAAGTTAAACGTATGCACGAATACAAACGCCAGTTACTTAATATTCTGCATGTTATCCATCTTTATGATCGCATCCGTCGTGGTGATACCGAAGGTATGACACCACGCTGCGTATTAATTGGTGGTAAAGCGGCGCCAGGTTATTTCATTGCTAAGTTGACGATCAAATTAATCAATAACGTTGCCGCAACGATCAATGCCGATCCGCTAGCACAGCCTTGGTTACGTATTGCATTCTTACCAAATTACAACGTAACAGCGATGGAAACTATCTGTGCAGCAACGGACTTGTCAGAACAGATCTCAACCGCAGGTAAAGAGGCGTCTGGTACAGGCAACATGAAATTCATGATGAATGGCGCTGCCACTATCGGTACATTAGACGGGGCAAACATCGAGATCCGTGATGCTGTCGGTGCAGATAACTTCTTCTTGTTTGGTGCTCACAGCGAACAGATCACCGATATCCGGGCTCACTACAACCCTGAAAATATCATTGCCAATGACGACAAACTAAACAGTGTAATGACATTACTCAACAGTGGCCATTTCAACTTATTTGAAAATGGTTTATTCCAACCATTAATCGACTCAATTTTAAACCCGCATGATCAGTGGTTAGTCGCCCATGATTTTGCAAGCTACTGTGAAGCGCAACAATCAGCCGCCCTCGCCTATCAAGATAAAGCAGCATGGACACGATTAAGCATTCTGAACACCGCAGCAAGTAGCACGTTTTCAAGCGACCGAACAATTAATGAATACAATCAAGATATTTGGAAGCTAACACAGCTGGACGCTTGA
- the glgB gene encoding 1,4-alpha-glucan branching protein GlgB, producing MSNISTTATITGRFEERFSHQIDALNQGTLDDPFAFLGPHQITSDKYELSAFIPGAQQVFYQDKDHQRRYQRVGTSDLFVLSLSKKQYNANYQLTIAYPFSTVVEQDPYKFASTLDPKAVYLFNEGTLEQAQRHLGAHWTITDNIEGVRFTVWAPNANSVSLIGNFNHWNPTRHPMRKHLSAGIWEIFIADITDSDTDNNYKFSIITENGERLEKADPFASSMQLPPQTASCVPTKVSSSVWQQSPAKAWAQRAERNAINAPISIYEVHAGSWKRDENNEFLSYKALSEQLVPYVKDLGFTHIQLMPISEFPFDGSWGYQPVGLFAPTSRFGSLADFQFFVDACHEANIGLLIDWVPGHFPADAHGLAQFDGSHLFEHADKRQGFHPDWQTHIFNYDRAEVQSFLISNALAWFDNFAIDGLRVDAVASMLYLDYSRQEGEWIPNQYGGRENLGAIELLKQVNQRCYKNHPGIMMVAEESTAWPGVTAFTDQGGLGFGYKWNMGWMNDSLEYMSCDPLYRQHHHHEMTFSLAYAFSENFILPLSHDEVVHGKGSLLNKMPGDDWQKFANLRAYYGFMWAHPGKKLLFMGCEFGQRAEWNHDQSLDWHLLDQPAHQGVQALIKALNNSYCHQDALFELDTEHQGFDWIDASNAEQSVFSFLRYNKAKDEHVVVVSNMTPACHSSYRIGVPNLGEYEVIVNTDDTEFGGSGFASQASYTAEYVEWQGFTQSICIALPPLSTVYLAPQKNSKK from the coding sequence ATGAGTAACATTTCGACTACAGCAACAATAACAGGGCGCTTTGAAGAACGCTTTAGTCATCAAATCGATGCGCTAAACCAAGGTACACTCGATGACCCTTTTGCTTTTTTAGGTCCACACCAAATCACCAGTGATAAGTACGAACTTAGCGCTTTCATTCCCGGTGCGCAACAGGTGTTTTATCAAGATAAAGACCATCAGCGACGTTATCAACGTGTTGGTACCAGCGACCTGTTTGTTCTTAGCTTGTCAAAAAAACAATACAATGCTAATTATCAACTCACAATCGCATATCCATTTTCTACCGTAGTCGAGCAAGACCCTTATAAATTTGCATCAACCTTAGATCCAAAAGCCGTCTACTTATTTAACGAAGGTACGTTGGAACAAGCTCAACGCCATTTAGGTGCGCATTGGACGATCACCGATAATATTGAAGGCGTTCGTTTTACGGTATGGGCACCAAATGCAAACTCAGTCAGTTTGATCGGTAATTTTAACCATTGGAATCCAACGCGTCATCCAATGCGTAAACACCTAAGTGCAGGTATCTGGGAAATATTCATTGCCGATATTACTGATTCTGATACCGACAATAATTACAAATTCAGTATCATTACCGAAAATGGTGAGCGCTTAGAAAAAGCCGATCCATTTGCCTCGTCCATGCAGTTACCACCGCAAACGGCATCATGTGTCCCCACTAAAGTAAGCTCTAGTGTATGGCAGCAGTCCCCAGCGAAAGCATGGGCACAACGAGCAGAACGAAACGCGATTAACGCACCTATTAGTATCTATGAAGTGCATGCGGGTTCATGGAAACGAGACGAAAATAATGAGTTCTTAAGTTATAAAGCATTATCCGAACAGCTTGTACCTTATGTAAAAGATCTTGGGTTTACGCATATCCAATTAATGCCAATCAGTGAATTTCCGTTTGATGGTTCGTGGGGTTATCAGCCTGTTGGTTTATTTGCCCCGACCAGTCGTTTTGGTAGCTTGGCGGATTTCCAATTTTTTGTTGACGCTTGTCACGAAGCCAACATAGGTTTATTAATCGATTGGGTACCTGGACACTTCCCTGCTGATGCACATGGTTTAGCACAATTTGATGGTTCACATCTTTTTGAACATGCGGATAAACGTCAAGGCTTCCATCCCGATTGGCAAACCCATATCTTTAATTATGATCGCGCCGAAGTACAAAGCTTTTTAATTTCAAATGCACTTGCTTGGTTTGATAACTTTGCCATTGATGGTCTACGTGTTGATGCTGTTGCGTCCATGTTGTATCTCGATTACAGCCGTCAAGAAGGTGAGTGGATCCCAAATCAGTATGGGGGCCGTGAAAATCTAGGTGCCATTGAATTATTAAAACAAGTTAATCAGCGTTGCTATAAAAATCATCCTGGCATCATGATGGTTGCCGAAGAATCAACAGCCTGGCCAGGTGTGACAGCCTTCACTGACCAAGGTGGCCTTGGGTTTGGTTATAAATGGAACATGGGCTGGATGAATGACAGCTTAGAATACATGAGCTGCGACCCACTCTATCGCCAGCATCACCATCATGAAATGACCTTTTCATTAGCTTATGCATTCAGTGAAAACTTTATTTTACCGCTAAGCCATGACGAAGTTGTACACGGTAAAGGCTCACTGCTTAACAAGATGCCCGGAGATGATTGGCAAAAATTTGCTAATTTACGTGCCTATTACGGTTTCATGTGGGCACATCCGGGTAAAAAACTACTGTTTATGGGTTGTGAATTTGGCCAACGTGCGGAATGGAATCATGACCAGTCACTCGACTGGCATTTACTTGATCAACCAGCGCATCAAGGTGTTCAAGCGCTCATAAAAGCCTTAAATAACAGTTACTGTCATCAAGATGCCTTATTTGAGTTAGACACTGAACATCAAGGTTTTGATTGGATCGACGCAAGTAATGCCGAGCAATCCGTGTTTAGTTTTTTACGTTATAACAAAGCAAAAGATGAACATGTTGTCGTGGTATCGAATATGACACCTGCATGCCACTCAAGCTACCGTATTGGCGTACCAAATCTAGGTGAATATGAGGTTATCGTTAATACCGATGATACTGAATTTGGCGGTAGCGGTTTTGCAAGCCAAGCGAGTTACACAGCCGAATACGTTGAATGGCAAGGATTTACACAAAGTATTTGTATAGCGCTACCACCGCTATCAACGGTGTACTTAGCCCCCCAAAAAAATAGCAAAAAATAA
- a CDS encoding isoamylase early set domain-containing protein: MLKKRFFKTKAEADVTFEFACDTSTSLINSDIVELHADFNNWQPIPMKYIKKDNVFRTKVRLPTNQNFHFRYLINSNEWHNDHKADLYLPNTYGTDNSVVSTLRTK; this comes from the coding sequence ATGTTAAAAAAACGTTTTTTTAAAACAAAAGCCGAGGCCGATGTTACTTTTGAGTTCGCCTGCGATACCAGTACATCATTAATTAACAGTGATATTGTCGAACTGCATGCTGACTTTAATAATTGGCAACCAATACCAATGAAGTACATAAAAAAAGATAACGTTTTCCGCACTAAAGTTCGTTTACCCACAAACCAGAATTTTCATTTTCGCTACTTAATTAATAGTAATGAATGGCATAACGATCATAAAGCCGATTTATATTTACCTAATACCTACGGTACAGATAATAGCGTTGTATCAACGCTACGTACTAAATAG
- a CDS encoding HD domain-containing phosphohydrolase: MNFTNEYVKKYTSSLQSQIKLISIPAITSLDMLIVVNLVENNDKDLAWLAPIATTLIKNPYMTSLYAANQDGKSVFIYRITEDMRSSEHTLPANAVFSVNFNQVSGKQRRVFLNKELEVVSWEYYDNGGYEPRVRPWFKNTKLDGSILFSKPYKFYPSQHLGITFSRRAYDGKSVVGVDFDYKSLSRVAQDMKYSKHAKTFLLTPSKDVIASNIDIDNDYLLESSEPGLVKALVNLDRLAPFNTVMQSITNNGQASRLLITPLNVGDEHVIYLVNLIKEQEFLAMSAYISSQFNVKNMLFLTLIFFIISILSTRRIARPLIYLNKSLTNIQTFKYRHKKYQPSNIAEIDQLNETMLLMESVLVDFFNNLYHVARSSKPEELSASIVEQTEVILSASSCQLFITNRTNRQKFHLAANSGSIPEFELQSFASDNKDVFDKHVHKLSGEGAKAIFSGGPCKTGFIIPLMNRKEENIGVLVIGFKDKIDKTAYDRIRLVRNFIGFNEIVLEHLEKEQEQQELFHSFVMMTATALDTKSPYTGGHCQRVPEITKLIAEAAESDTDLFADFSLTSKSREELLIAAWLHDCGKVTTPDYVMDKATKLETIYDRIHEIRMRYEVLKRDADLVYWQSIAKGMDKSRAQQVCHELKAELDEEFAFIASCNPGSEFLAPEKQQRLTEISKRTWLRTLPDDIGISQQALAKKPAGLNQLPAIENVLADKLEHLCTWEEKQKQNKHSKRDFKILQPAHRFNRGEIHNLIVKAGTLTEEERYHINDHIVQTYIMLDQIMYPEYLKNVPLIAGSHHEKMNGEGYPLKLKGEEIPMGGRMIAVADIFEALTASDRPYKDAKKLSQALKIMAFMVKDEHLDHDVFDLFLTKGVYESYADEYLKPEQLDFVDVDGLRAIYIKK, encoded by the coding sequence GTGAATTTTACAAACGAGTATGTAAAGAAATATACCAGCAGTTTGCAAAGCCAAATTAAACTTATTTCGATCCCCGCGATCACTTCCCTTGATATGTTGATAGTCGTTAACTTAGTTGAAAATAACGACAAAGATTTAGCATGGCTAGCACCTATAGCTACAACATTAATTAAAAATCCGTATATGACCTCCCTATATGCAGCGAATCAAGATGGCAAGTCGGTTTTTATTTACCGAATCACAGAAGATATGCGTAGTTCTGAGCATACGCTGCCAGCTAATGCTGTATTCAGTGTTAACTTCAATCAGGTTAGTGGGAAGCAACGTCGTGTATTTTTGAATAAGGAATTAGAAGTTGTTTCTTGGGAGTATTATGACAATGGTGGTTATGAGCCAAGAGTTCGCCCTTGGTTTAAAAACACAAAACTTGATGGCAGTATTTTATTTTCTAAGCCGTATAAGTTTTACCCTTCTCAACATTTAGGTATTACATTTTCACGTCGTGCCTATGACGGTAAAAGTGTTGTTGGTGTCGATTTTGATTATAAGTCGTTATCACGAGTAGCTCAGGACATGAAGTACTCGAAACATGCGAAGACTTTCTTATTAACCCCATCGAAAGATGTAATTGCCAGTAACATTGATATAGATAATGACTATTTACTAGAAAGTAGTGAGCCAGGGCTAGTGAAAGCACTGGTAAATTTAGATCGTTTAGCCCCCTTTAATACGGTAATGCAATCTATTACTAATAACGGTCAAGCCTCTCGGTTATTAATAACCCCGTTGAATGTTGGAGACGAACACGTTATTTATCTTGTTAATCTGATTAAAGAACAAGAGTTTTTAGCTATGTCAGCCTATATTAGTTCTCAGTTCAATGTTAAAAACATGCTGTTTTTAACGCTGATATTTTTTATTATTAGTATTTTGTCGACTAGGCGTATCGCGAGGCCGCTTATATATTTAAATAAATCTTTAACTAATATTCAAACATTTAAGTATCGACATAAGAAATATCAACCCTCAAATATTGCGGAGATTGATCAACTTAATGAAACCATGCTATTGATGGAAAGCGTGCTCGTTGATTTCTTTAATAACCTTTACCATGTGGCCCGTTCATCTAAGCCTGAAGAGTTATCCGCTTCGATTGTGGAACAGACAGAAGTTATTTTATCTGCAAGTAGTTGCCAGTTGTTCATCACTAACAGAACAAATAGACAAAAATTTCATCTCGCTGCCAATTCGGGTTCTATTCCTGAGTTTGAACTTCAGTCTTTCGCTAGTGACAATAAAGACGTATTTGATAAACATGTACATAAATTATCAGGGGAAGGTGCTAAAGCTATTTTTTCTGGTGGGCCGTGTAAAACAGGCTTTATTATTCCTTTAATGAACCGTAAAGAAGAAAATATCGGTGTTTTAGTGATCGGCTTTAAAGACAAAATAGATAAAACAGCCTACGATCGAATTCGCTTGGTACGAAATTTTATTGGTTTTAACGAAATAGTGTTAGAACATTTAGAGAAAGAACAGGAACAGCAGGAATTATTCCATTCTTTTGTGATGATGACAGCGACCGCGTTAGATACAAAATCCCCTTACACTGGCGGTCATTGTCAGCGGGTACCGGAAATTACCAAATTAATCGCCGAGGCGGCTGAATCTGATACGGACCTATTTGCTGATTTTTCGCTAACTTCAAAAAGTAGGGAAGAGCTGTTAATTGCCGCCTGGTTACATGATTGCGGTAAAGTCACAACGCCTGATTATGTGATGGATAAAGCAACGAAACTTGAAACTATTTATGATCGTATTCATGAAATACGTATGCGTTATGAAGTGTTAAAACGAGATGCTGACCTTGTATATTGGCAGTCGATAGCAAAGGGAATGGATAAGTCTCGAGCCCAGCAAGTTTGCCACGAGCTAAAAGCGGAATTAGATGAAGAATTTGCATTTATAGCAAGTTGTAACCCGGGTAGTGAGTTTTTAGCACCGGAAAAACAGCAACGATTAACCGAGATATCAAAACGTACTTGGTTAAGAACATTGCCTGATGATATTGGTATCTCTCAACAAGCGTTAGCGAAAAAACCTGCGGGTTTGAATCAGCTGCCAGCCATTGAGAATGTGTTAGCGGACAAACTAGAACATTTATGTACATGGGAAGAAAAGCAAAAGCAGAATAAGCACAGTAAACGTGATTTTAAAATACTGCAACCCGCGCACCGCTTTAACCGTGGTGAAATACATAACCTTATTGTTAAGGCCGGAACGTTAACAGAGGAAGAGCGTTACCACATTAACGATCATATAGTGCAAACATACATAATGCTAGATCAGATTATGTATCCTGAATACTTAAAGAATGTTCCGTTAATTGCTGGTAGTCATCACGAAAAAATGAATGGTGAAGGCTATCCTTTGAAATTAAAAGGGGAAGAGATCCCGATGGGTGGTCGTATGATTGCTGTCGCTGATATTTTTGAAGCACTGACAGCATCAGACCGTCCCTATAAAGACGCTAAAAAGTTAAGCCAAGCATTAAAAATAATGGCATTTATGGTAAAAGACGAGCACCTTGATCATGATGTGTTTGATTTGTTTTTAACAAAAGGCGTCTACGAATCTTATGCAGATGAATACTTAAAACCTGAACAACTTGATTTTGTCGATGTTGATGGGCTTAGAGCTATTTATATCAAAAAATAA